The Alcaligenes aquatilis genome contains the following window.
ACTCTTTACGGCTGGGTAGATACCGGCACGGGCAGCCTTGCCTCGGCTAATCTGGGTGCCCGTTTACAGCCGATCAGCCACCACCTGGCTCATCCCGATACGAAGCGCCGCTTTCACGAGCTGGTTTGTGCCTCCGGTCAAATTGATCATCTGACCAGCATCCAGGCCAAGCCTGCACGCGACAAGGATATTTTGCGTGTTCATACGGCCGAGCATCTGGAAAACATGAAGCGTGTCAGCGCCTTGCCAACCGGCGGCGATACGGGCGATGGCATAACCACCATGGGGAATGGTGGCCTTGAAATTGCCATGCTTTCCGCGGGTGGCGCCATTGAGATGGTCAAGAAAGTGGTCAGCCGGGAAGTCAGCAATGGCTATGCGCTGGTGAACCCTCCTGGTCACCATGCCCCCCGTGCCGGGGCAATGGGCTTTTGCATTTTCAATAACACCTCGGTGGCGGCGGCGTATGCGCGCGAGGAATTGGGTCTGGATCGTGTCGCCATTCTGGATTGGGACGTGCACCACGGGAATGGCACGCAGGATATCTGGTGGAATGATCCTTCGGTTCTGACTATTTCCCTGCACCAGCATCTGTGCTTTCCGGCCAATAGCGGCTTTACGACTGAGCGTGGTGAGGGTGAAGGCCTGGGCTACAACCTGAATATCCCCCTGCCTCCTGGCGGCGGGAATGCCGCCTACCTCTATGCCATGGAAAAAGTGGTGTTACCTGCGCTGCGCGCCTATAAACCGCAGCTGATTATTGTGGGTTCGGGCTTTGATGCCAGCATGATGGACCCGCTGGCACGCATGATGGTGACGGCTTCCGGTTTCCGGCAAATGGCGCGTCAGGTGATCGACTGCGCCGAGGAAGTCTGCGAAGGTCGTATCGCCTTTGTGCAGGAGGGTGGCTATAGCCCGCACTATCTGCCATTTTGCGGTCAGGCCGTGATTGAGGAACTGACAGGCGTGCGTACGCTGGCTGATCCTTATGCGGAGTTCCTGGGCGGGATGGGTGGCGACACGCTATTGGACGCGGAACGCGCCTGCATCGATGAGGCCGCAGCCCTGTTGAGCGGACTGCGTTAATTCCTGATGTGCCAGTGTTAAGCGGCGTCCCGGATCGTGTCTCTTAATGGCACAGTCCGGGCACTGCCGCCAGGATCGCACCCTGTGCATCCGGCACATACCAATGATTCAGAGCCGCTGTGACAGCGGCTTCTGTTCGTCGGGTGATACCCAGTTTGCGCAGCAAGGACGTGACATGCGAATGCACGGTACGCTCGCTCAAAAACAGGCTGGCCGCAATTTCCCGGTCGGTGTAGCCCGTTACCAACCAGCCCAGCACCTGCATTTCCTTGGCACTGAGCGCAGCGGGCAAGGGGGCGGGCAGCAGTCGCACCAGAACATCGCCCTTGGGAAAGCGCTGCGCTTGCAGTCGATAGCTTCGTTTGCCTTCCAGCCAGAACGCTTGCAAGGTCGAGGTTTCCTGGCCCATGAAGGACAAGGCTTTAGCCAGTGCGGGGCTGAACTGGGAAGCGTCAGAGAGCATGTCCTCACGCATGATCAGCCCGCCTGCCTGTGGCACCAGATGCAAGACGATGCCGTTTTGCGAGACCATGTTCTGCATGGCCTCTTC
Protein-coding sequences here:
- a CDS encoding class II histone deacetylase — its product is MATGYIWNTLYGWVDTGTGSLASANLGARLQPISHHLAHPDTKRRFHELVCASGQIDHLTSIQAKPARDKDILRVHTAEHLENMKRVSALPTGGDTGDGITTMGNGGLEIAMLSAGGAIEMVKKVVSREVSNGYALVNPPGHHAPRAGAMGFCIFNNTSVAAAYAREELGLDRVAILDWDVHHGNGTQDIWWNDPSVLTISLHQHLCFPANSGFTTERGEGEGLGYNLNIPLPPGGGNAAYLYAMEKVVLPALRAYKPQLIIVGSGFDASMMDPLARMMVTASGFRQMARQVIDCAEEVCEGRIAFVQEGGYSPHYLPFCGQAVIEELTGVRTLADPYAEFLGGMGGDTLLDAERACIDEAAALLSGLR
- a CDS encoding helix-turn-helix domain-containing protein: MFSLGDRIQSLRSLFHFDAVQLLGCAPQSRTHLELHCEGYNLNCASALGTGFPQIYAPGFTAQASPHDLLPPSISECSDTMDPPFRSTAIYTDALLRGGFQDGMTVELQRGDSYLGMIHFSSQQAGCFNRHVRTLALGAKILLEEAMQNMVSQNGIVLHLVPQAGGLIMREDMLSDASQFSPALAKALSFMGQETSTLQAFWLEGKRSYRLQAQRFPKGDVLVRLLPAPLPAALSAKEMQVLGWLVTGYTDREIAASLFLSERTVHSHVTSLLRKLGITRRTEAAVTAALNHWYVPDAQGAILAAVPGLCH